The Amycolatopsis sp. 195334CR genome window below encodes:
- a CDS encoding ABC transporter permease has protein sequence MARLLRWESVLVLLLVVVAVAGSIRTDGAFLSGGNLFYLGLDISEIALIALPLTLVVVSGEIDLSVASVLGLSSALVGTLWNAGWALELILPVAIAAGALCGAVNGLLVTRLGLPSLAVTIGTLALYRGLALVLLGDTAVADFPASFTQFGNTPIPDTQLPYPILLFALLAIGFAVLLHYSSFGRSTFAIGANPEAAWFSGIRVKRVKLILFILTGAVAAIAGIVYTLRFSSARADNGNGLELAVVAAVLLGGVSIFGGRGTLGGVIAGVLLLGGLRNLLILDDVSTEVLTVVTGALLLAGVLIPRLLGSRIFPAGRKT, from the coding sequence ATGGCCCGCCTGCTGCGCTGGGAGTCGGTGCTGGTGCTCCTGCTGGTGGTGGTCGCGGTGGCCGGCAGCATCCGCACCGACGGCGCCTTCCTCTCCGGCGGCAACCTCTTCTACCTCGGCCTGGACATCTCGGAGATCGCGTTGATCGCCCTGCCGCTGACGCTGGTGGTGGTCTCCGGCGAGATCGACCTGTCGGTGGCGTCGGTGCTCGGCCTGTCCAGCGCGCTGGTCGGCACGCTGTGGAACGCGGGCTGGGCGCTGGAGCTGATCCTGCCGGTGGCGATCGCGGCCGGGGCGCTGTGCGGCGCGGTCAACGGCCTGCTGGTCACCCGGCTCGGCCTGCCCTCGCTCGCGGTCACCATCGGCACGCTGGCGCTGTACCGCGGGCTCGCGCTGGTGCTGCTCGGCGACACCGCGGTCGCCGACTTCCCGGCCAGCTTCACCCAGTTCGGCAACACGCCGATCCCGGACACGCAGCTCCCGTACCCGATCCTGCTGTTCGCGTTGCTGGCCATCGGGTTCGCCGTGCTGCTGCACTACAGCTCGTTCGGCCGGTCCACCTTCGCCATCGGTGCCAACCCGGAAGCGGCCTGGTTCTCCGGGATCCGGGTCAAGCGGGTCAAGCTGATCCTGTTCATCCTGACCGGGGCCGTCGCGGCGATCGCCGGGATCGTCTACACCCTGCGCTTCTCCAGCGCCCGCGCGGACAACGGCAACGGGCTGGAACTCGCCGTGGTCGCCGCGGTGCTGCTGGGCGGGGTGTCCATCTTCGGCGGCAGGGGCACGCTCGGCGGCGTCATCGCCGGGGTGCTGCTGCTCGGCGGCCTGCGCAACCTCCTGATCCTCGACGACGTTTCGACCGAGGTGCTGACCGTGGTCACCGGCGCGCTGCTGCTCGCCGGTGTGCTCATCCCGCGCTTGCTCGGCAGCCGGATTTTCCCAGCAGGAAGGAAAACGTGA
- a CDS encoding ABC transporter permease, with product MDQRVPEAGTTARRLADRAGKVRELGILLALLLVVVGTALSNPRFIEAQSVRDLLLNASIVALLAVGQTIVVITRNVDLSVGSVLGLAAFLTADTFAANENLPIVAGIGLGVLIGLACGAANGLVVALGRVPSLVVTLGTLYVFRGLDFALASGQQVNAADLPESLLSLGSGRLLGVPNLVLVTLVVVLAAWFFLRSYRSGRQLYAMGSNPDAAVLAGIPVRRRAFATFAVSGAIAGLAGALWAARFGTVDAAAGTGLELQVVAAVVVGGVAIFGGSGTVLGAALGALLLSTIAGSLVVLGVPAFWQQAITGALLLVAISIDRLVALRLAAALRRTNSRGGGA from the coding sequence GTGGACCAACGGGTCCCGGAAGCGGGCACCACCGCCCGCCGGCTCGCCGATCGCGCGGGCAAGGTGCGTGAACTCGGCATCCTGCTCGCGCTGCTGCTCGTCGTCGTCGGCACGGCGTTGAGCAACCCCCGGTTCATCGAGGCGCAGAGCGTGCGCGACCTGCTGCTCAACGCCTCGATCGTGGCGCTGCTCGCGGTCGGCCAGACCATCGTGGTGATCACCCGGAACGTCGACCTGTCCGTCGGCTCGGTGCTCGGACTCGCCGCCTTCCTCACCGCGGATACCTTCGCTGCCAACGAAAACCTGCCGATCGTCGCCGGGATCGGGCTCGGCGTGCTGATCGGCCTCGCCTGCGGCGCGGCGAACGGGCTGGTGGTCGCGCTCGGCCGGGTGCCGAGCCTGGTGGTCACGCTCGGCACGCTGTACGTCTTCCGCGGCCTCGACTTCGCGCTCGCCTCCGGACAGCAGGTCAACGCCGCCGACCTGCCGGAAAGCCTGCTCTCCCTCGGCAGCGGGCGACTGCTCGGCGTGCCGAACCTGGTGCTGGTCACGCTGGTCGTGGTGCTGGCCGCGTGGTTCTTCCTGCGCTCGTACCGCTCCGGCAGGCAGTTGTACGCGATGGGGTCCAATCCGGACGCCGCCGTGCTCGCCGGGATCCCGGTGCGGCGGCGCGCCTTCGCCACCTTCGCCGTGTCCGGGGCGATCGCCGGGCTGGCGGGCGCGCTGTGGGCCGCGCGGTTCGGCACCGTCGACGCGGCCGCGGGCACCGGCCTCGAACTGCAGGTGGTCGCCGCGGTGGTGGTCGGTGGCGTGGCCATCTTCGGCGGCTCCGGCACGGTGCTCGGCGCCGCGCTGGGCGCGCTGCTGCTCAGCACCATCGCCGGTTCGCTGGTGGTGCTCGGCGTGCCCGCGTTCTGGCAGCAGGCGATCACCGGCGCGCTGCTGCTGGTGGCCATCTCGATCGACCGGCTGGTGGCGCTGCGGCTGGCGGCCGCGTTGCGCCGCACCAACTCGAGGGGAGGGGGCGCGTGA
- a CDS encoding sugar ABC transporter ATP-binding protein, with the protein MTELREVTKSFGAVRALSGVSLDLRPGEAHALLGENGAGKSTLIKVLAGVHRPDEGSVLIDGEPRKFHGPADARAAGIAVIYQEPTLFGDLSVAENVFMGRQPLRSGRRIDTRAMHEAVRALLGRLGVALDPARPARGLSIADQQVVEIAKALSFDARVVVMDEPTAALSEVEVRRLFGVVRALLEAKVAVLFVSHRLDEVFELCTRATVLRDGEHVWTGDLAGHTPEDLVRRMVGRELSTLFPKQDTTPGEIALQVDRLTREGVFTDISFDLRAGEIVALAGLVGAGRSEVARAIFGIDRPDAGTVRRNGKPLKPGSPTAAMAAGIGFVPEDRRQQGLVMDASIERNAALASLGSLSRGGLIRKADERALTRDWAVKLRLKFARLGDPVGVLSGGNQQKVVLAKWLARRPAVLIVDEPTRGIDVGTKAEVHRLLSELAAEGVAVLMISSELPEVLGMADRVLVMHEGRLAAELDRTAATEESVALAAAGRA; encoded by the coding sequence GTGACCGAGCTGCGCGAGGTGACCAAGTCCTTCGGCGCCGTGCGGGCGCTCAGCGGGGTGTCGCTCGACCTGCGGCCCGGCGAGGCGCACGCCCTGCTCGGCGAGAACGGCGCGGGCAAGTCCACCCTGATCAAGGTGCTCGCCGGCGTCCACCGCCCCGACGAGGGCAGCGTGCTGATCGACGGCGAGCCCCGGAAGTTCCACGGGCCCGCCGACGCCAGGGCCGCTGGGATCGCGGTCATCTACCAGGAGCCCACCCTCTTCGGCGACCTCTCCGTCGCGGAGAACGTGTTCATGGGCCGCCAGCCCCTCCGCTCCGGAAGGAGGATCGACACGCGCGCCATGCACGAAGCCGTGCGCGCGCTCCTGGGACGGCTCGGCGTCGCGCTCGATCCGGCTCGGCCTGCCCGCGGGCTCTCGATCGCGGACCAGCAGGTGGTCGAGATCGCCAAGGCGCTCTCCTTCGACGCCCGCGTCGTGGTGATGGACGAGCCGACCGCCGCGCTGTCCGAAGTGGAGGTCCGCAGGCTGTTCGGCGTGGTCAGGGCCCTGCTGGAGGCGAAGGTGGCGGTGCTCTTCGTCTCCCACCGGCTCGACGAGGTCTTCGAGCTGTGCACCCGCGCCACCGTGCTCCGCGACGGCGAGCACGTCTGGACCGGCGACCTCGCCGGGCACACCCCCGAGGACCTGGTCCGGCGCATGGTCGGCCGCGAGCTCTCCACGCTCTTCCCCAAGCAGGACACCACCCCCGGCGAAATCGCGCTCCAAGTCGACCGCCTGACCAGGGAAGGCGTCTTCACCGACATCTCCTTCGACCTGCGCGCGGGCGAGATCGTCGCGCTCGCCGGGCTCGTCGGCGCCGGGCGCAGCGAGGTGGCCCGCGCGATCTTCGGCATCGACCGGCCCGACGCCGGAACCGTGCGGAGGAACGGCAAACCGCTGAAACCCGGCTCACCGACCGCCGCGATGGCCGCCGGGATCGGCTTCGTGCCGGAGGACCGGCGGCAGCAGGGCTTGGTGATGGACGCGTCCATCGAGCGCAACGCGGCGCTGGCCTCCCTCGGCTCGCTCAGCCGCGGCGGGCTGATCCGGAAGGCCGACGAGCGCGCGCTCACCCGGGACTGGGCGGTCAAGCTCCGGCTCAAGTTCGCCCGCCTCGGCGACCCGGTCGGCGTGCTCTCCGGCGGCAACCAGCAGAAGGTCGTACTGGCGAAGTGGCTGGCCCGCAGACCGGCCGTGTTGATCGTGGACGAGCCGACCCGCGGCATCGACGTCGGCACCAAGGCCGAGGTCCACCGGCTGCTGTCCGAACTCGCCGCGGAAGGGGTGGCGGTGCTGATGATCTCCTCCGAACTGCCCGAGGTGCTCGGCATGGCCGACCGCGTGCTGGTGATGCACGAGGGCCGCCTCGCCGCCGAGCTGGACCGGACGGCGGCCACCGAGGAGTCGGTGGCGCTGGCCGCGGCGGGCCGGGCATGA
- a CDS encoding alpha-L-rhamnosidase, giving the protein MTGGLNRRSFLQTSALGAGALALPTTAAVAAEGKAGVLRAERLTVEYAETLLGTDVARPLLSWVPVAGGHHARQTAYQIEVDGLWDSGRVESDRSTAITYDGPALSPRTRYRWRVRLWDQDGQPSDWSAHGWWETGFLGSEWTADWIGAPAPTAPLDFTGASWIWSPGSTTGNAPAGPRWFRAAVEVPAGVTEAELVATADDDFTLFLNGEQVLHAPEQVDGWRTARHTKVGVSGRVVVAVLATNRGSVSVNPGGLLIRFRAGSRELVTGTGWKVAETEQSGWEQPDFDDSGWPDAVVLAPYGQGPWGSGVSVQLPPIPAPLLRREFTVDKPVASARLYISGLAYYEAEINGKRVGTQVLDPGFTDYDKTVLYATHDVTGLLAGGANAIGVTLGRGFYAMTTPNVWRWEKPDWRGEPKLLAQLEITHPDGSRTTIASDTSWRIADGPTVSDSLYAGESYDARLVRPGWSSTGFDDSDWSTPVVHSAPKGVVRAQQHEPIEVVETVTPVSITTLRPGVYVADMGRTMAGWTQLTVRAPAGTTVELWHGERLREDGSVIWENGHVPGRHQKDFYTCAGTGEETWEPKFSYKGFRYVEVHGLDVQPRLLGRVVHTKVREVGTFRCSEPFFEQLDRAMRRTLLNNLHGIPTDTPMYEKNGWTGDAQVGAPCLAYAFEVPRFLTKWIGDLTDSQNEPGQVPVIVPSGGWGYQELAPAPEWTTVYPYLVREMYRWYGDKRVAEEHWQPLTKYLDWEIGRLQNGLAVTALGDYLPPGYGGVPPEDTRLTATAYLHRALVGTAELGDLLGRGADAARYRSVADGLRDALNAAFLGPEGHYRTAKDPDYRQTSNAIPLAFGLVPAGAVKSVVDSLVADVRARGDHLNTGNLGTSVLLRVLTEHGHADVAHAIATQRSYPSWGYWFDNGADTMWEMWQLDSRSRDHYFQGTVVQWLYENVAGLRPGDDGYRTFTVRPDARAGVHWAGTTVETVRGRAGVNWAKVGGGLRVTVDVPVGSVAEVHLPASAAGQVTSVPSAEFVRMERGCAVYRATHGQWRFIAPTA; this is encoded by the coding sequence ATGACTGGTGGACTGAACCGGCGTAGCTTCCTGCAGACCTCCGCGCTGGGCGCGGGCGCACTCGCGCTGCCCACCACCGCCGCGGTGGCGGCAGAAGGGAAGGCCGGTGTGCTCCGGGCCGAACGGCTGACCGTCGAGTACGCGGAAACCCTGCTGGGCACCGATGTCGCCCGTCCGCTGCTGTCGTGGGTGCCGGTCGCCGGTGGTCACCACGCGCGGCAGACGGCCTACCAGATCGAGGTGGACGGGCTCTGGGACTCGGGGCGCGTCGAGTCCGACCGCTCGACCGCCATCACCTACGACGGTCCGGCGCTGAGCCCGCGCACGCGGTACCGGTGGCGCGTGCGCCTGTGGGACCAGGACGGGCAGCCGTCGGACTGGAGCGCGCACGGCTGGTGGGAGACCGGTTTCCTCGGTTCCGAGTGGACGGCGGACTGGATCGGCGCGCCGGCCCCGACGGCGCCGCTGGACTTCACCGGTGCCTCGTGGATCTGGTCGCCGGGCAGCACCACCGGGAACGCGCCGGCCGGGCCGCGCTGGTTCCGCGCCGCCGTCGAGGTGCCCGCCGGGGTCACCGAAGCGGAACTGGTCGCCACCGCGGACGACGACTTCACCCTGTTCCTCAACGGGGAGCAGGTGCTCCACGCGCCGGAACAGGTCGACGGCTGGCGGACCGCGCGGCACACCAAGGTCGGCGTGAGTGGCCGGGTGGTGGTCGCGGTGCTGGCCACGAACCGCGGGTCGGTGTCGGTGAACCCGGGTGGGTTGCTGATCCGGTTCCGGGCGGGGTCGCGGGAGTTGGTCACCGGGACGGGGTGGAAGGTCGCGGAGACCGAGCAGAGCGGGTGGGAGCAGCCGGACTTCGACGACAGCGGCTGGCCGGACGCGGTGGTGCTGGCACCGTACGGCCAGGGTCCGTGGGGCAGCGGGGTTTCCGTGCAGTTGCCGCCGATTCCCGCGCCGCTGCTGCGCCGGGAGTTCACTGTGGACAAACCGGTGGCGAGCGCGCGGTTGTACATCAGCGGTCTGGCGTACTACGAAGCCGAGATCAACGGCAAGCGCGTCGGCACGCAGGTGCTCGATCCGGGGTTCACCGACTACGACAAGACCGTGCTGTACGCCACGCACGACGTCACCGGTCTGCTCGCCGGGGGAGCGAACGCGATCGGCGTGACGCTCGGGCGCGGGTTCTACGCCATGACCACGCCGAACGTCTGGCGGTGGGAGAAACCGGACTGGCGTGGTGAGCCGAAACTGCTGGCGCAGCTGGAGATCACGCACCCCGACGGGAGCCGGACCACGATCGCTTCCGACACATCGTGGCGGATCGCCGACGGCCCGACCGTCTCGGATTCCCTGTACGCGGGCGAATCCTATGACGCGCGACTGGTGCGGCCGGGTTGGTCGTCGACGGGGTTCGACGACAGCGACTGGTCGACGCCGGTGGTGCACAGCGCGCCGAAGGGCGTGGTGCGCGCACAGCAGCACGAGCCGATCGAGGTCGTGGAAACCGTGACGCCGGTGTCGATCACCACGCTGCGGCCGGGGGTGTACGTCGCCGACATGGGGCGCACGATGGCGGGCTGGACCCAGCTGACCGTCCGCGCACCGGCCGGGACGACCGTCGAACTGTGGCACGGCGAACGCCTGCGCGAGGACGGGAGCGTGATCTGGGAGAACGGGCACGTGCCCGGCAGGCACCAGAAGGACTTCTACACCTGCGCGGGCACCGGTGAGGAAACCTGGGAACCGAAGTTCTCGTACAAGGGCTTCCGGTACGTGGAGGTGCACGGGCTCGACGTGCAGCCCCGGCTGCTGGGCCGGGTGGTGCACACGAAGGTGCGCGAGGTCGGGACTTTCCGTTGCTCGGAGCCGTTCTTCGAGCAGTTGGACCGTGCGATGCGGCGGACGCTGCTGAACAACCTGCACGGGATCCCCACCGACACGCCGATGTACGAGAAGAATGGCTGGACCGGGGACGCGCAGGTCGGCGCGCCCTGCCTGGCGTACGCGTTCGAGGTGCCGCGGTTCCTGACGAAGTGGATCGGGGACCTGACGGACAGCCAGAACGAGCCGGGGCAGGTGCCGGTGATCGTGCCGAGTGGTGGCTGGGGATACCAGGAACTGGCACCCGCTCCGGAGTGGACGACGGTTTACCCCTATTTGGTAAGGGAAATGTACCGCTGGTACGGCGACAAGCGGGTGGCGGAGGAGCACTGGCAGCCGCTGACGAAGTACCTGGACTGGGAGATCGGCAGGCTGCAGAACGGGCTCGCGGTGACCGCGCTGGGCGACTACCTGCCGCCGGGGTACGGCGGGGTGCCGCCGGAGGACACCCGCCTGACCGCGACGGCGTACCTGCACCGGGCGCTGGTCGGCACCGCTGAACTCGGCGACCTGCTGGGGCGCGGGGCGGACGCCGCGCGGTACCGGTCGGTCGCGGACGGGTTGCGGGACGCGTTGAACGCGGCGTTCCTCGGTCCGGAAGGGCACTACCGGACGGCGAAGGACCCGGATTACCGGCAGACCTCGAACGCCATCCCGCTGGCTTTCGGGTTGGTGCCCGCGGGGGCGGTCAAGTCCGTTGTGGACAGTCTGGTGGCGGACGTCCGGGCCAGGGGGGATCACCTGAACACCGGCAACCTGGGCACGAGCGTGCTGCTGCGCGTGCTGACCGAACACGGGCACGCCGACGTGGCGCACGCGATCGCGACGCAGCGCAGTTACCCGAGCTGGGGCTACTGGTTCGACAACGGCGCCGACACGATGTGGGAGATGTGGCAGCTGGACTCGCGCTCGCGGGACCACTACTTCCAGGGGACGGTCGTGCAGTGGCTGTACGAGAACGTGGCGGGGCTGCGTCCGGGGGATGACGGGTACCGCACGTTCACCGTACGGCCGGACGCGCGGGCGGGGGTGCACTGGGCGGGCACCACGGTGGAGACGGTCCGGGGGCGCGCGGGGGTGAACTGGGCCAAGGTCGGGGGCGGGCTGAGGGTGACCGTGGACGTCCCGGTCGGTTCGGTCGCCGAAGTCCACTTGCCGGCTTCGGCTGCCGGGCAGGTCACGTCGGTTCCTTCGGCCGAGTTCGTCCGGATGGAGCGGGGGTGCGCCGTCTACCGCGCCACGCACGGCCAGTGGCGGTTCATCGCGCCTACCGCGTGA
- a CDS encoding AsnC family transcriptional regulator: MTSHAFDDLDRRLLHALQLDGRASFSRIGEVLGVSGQTIARRYTALRSHGALKVIGLSDPDVLGEVLWLTRVRCTPDAASAVAGAIARRDDTSWVQLTSGGTEIVCVTRVPGGNGEENTPLLQQLPHTPRVLDVTAQCVLNVFLGGGEGLLRKARVLTGAQVEELTWTADAPPRREMSDQDCAMLALLRADGRTQIAELAESTGWSQTTVRRRLAELRAGGLLRFSVDFDHRMLGFGVHVLLWLAVEPADLEMAGRLMAEEHPEVAYVAATTGRTNLVAGVVCTSVKDLYGYLTRRLAVLPGVREIETAPVVRTLKSATVLNPGRPGATGW; the protein is encoded by the coding sequence GTGACTTCGCACGCGTTCGACGATCTCGATCGCCGTTTGCTCCACGCCCTCCAACTCGACGGACGCGCTTCGTTCAGCCGGATCGGCGAGGTGCTCGGGGTGTCCGGGCAGACCATCGCCCGGCGCTACACCGCGCTGCGGTCGCACGGCGCGCTGAAGGTGATCGGGTTGAGCGATCCGGACGTGCTCGGCGAAGTGCTCTGGCTGACCAGGGTGCGCTGCACGCCGGACGCGGCGAGCGCGGTGGCGGGCGCGATCGCCCGCCGCGACGACACCTCGTGGGTGCAGCTGACCTCGGGCGGGACCGAGATCGTCTGCGTGACCAGGGTTCCGGGCGGCAACGGTGAGGAGAACACGCCGTTGTTGCAGCAACTCCCGCACACCCCGCGCGTGCTGGACGTGACCGCGCAGTGCGTGCTCAACGTGTTCCTCGGCGGGGGCGAGGGCCTGTTGCGCAAGGCCCGCGTGCTGACCGGGGCGCAGGTCGAGGAGCTGACCTGGACGGCCGACGCCCCGCCCCGGCGGGAGATGTCCGATCAGGACTGCGCGATGCTCGCCCTGCTGCGGGCGGACGGCCGGACCCAGATCGCCGAACTGGCCGAGTCGACCGGCTGGTCGCAGACCACCGTCCGGCGGCGGCTGGCCGAACTGCGGGCCGGTGGGCTGCTGCGGTTCAGCGTGGACTTCGACCACCGGATGCTCGGCTTCGGCGTGCACGTGCTGCTGTGGCTGGCGGTCGAGCCCGCCGACCTGGAGATGGCCGGGCGGCTGATGGCCGAGGAACACCCCGAGGTGGCCTACGTCGCGGCGACCACCGGCCGGACGAACCTGGTCGCCGGAGTGGTCTGCACCAGTGTGAAGGACCTCTACGGCTACCTGACGCGACGGCTGGCGGTGCTGCCGGGCGTGCGCGAGATCGAGACCGCGCCGGTGGTGCGGACGCTGAAGAGCGCCACCGTGCTGAACCCGGGGCGGCCGGGCGCAACCGGGTGGTGA
- a CDS encoding SDR family oxidoreductase, protein MTILVTGARGSVARALIDQLLAEGEKVRASSSSPDVTVPDGVELVTGFDLTGVTKVFLYANAEVIPEFLAAASGIEHIVLLSSLASAEPEMAPGIAEWHLAAERPIEASGIPWTFLRPGAFATNTLAWAPGIRERGVAREAFPEMHLNSVHEQDIAQLALHALTRPGHAGKAYSLTGPESLSVRQHVDLIGAAIGRSLEVEKLPRAEATHLPDAALDAMEAAGTEPAPVGPTLHDHIGEPARTFATWATDHADDFR, encoded by the coding sequence ATGACCATTCTTGTCACCGGAGCACGGGGTTCCGTGGCCCGCGCGCTGATCGACCAGCTGCTCGCCGAAGGGGAGAAGGTGCGCGCGTCGAGCAGTTCACCCGACGTAACCGTGCCCGACGGCGTGGAACTCGTGACCGGCTTCGACCTCACCGGCGTCACGAAGGTGTTCCTCTACGCCAATGCCGAGGTCATCCCGGAGTTCCTGGCCGCGGCGAGCGGCATCGAGCACATCGTGCTGCTGTCCTCGCTGGCCTCGGCCGAGCCGGAGATGGCGCCCGGGATCGCCGAGTGGCACCTGGCCGCGGAACGGCCGATCGAGGCGTCCGGCATCCCGTGGACCTTCCTCCGGCCGGGTGCCTTCGCCACGAACACGCTCGCCTGGGCACCCGGCATCCGCGAACGCGGGGTGGCCAGGGAGGCGTTCCCCGAAATGCACCTGAACTCGGTGCACGAGCAGGACATCGCGCAGCTCGCACTGCACGCGCTGACCCGACCGGGGCACGCGGGCAAGGCCTACTCGCTGACCGGGCCGGAGTCGCTTTCGGTGCGGCAGCACGTGGACCTCATCGGCGCGGCGATCGGCCGTTCGCTGGAGGTCGAGAAACTGCCGCGTGCCGAGGCCACCCACCTGCCCGACGCGGCGCTCGACGCGATGGAGGCGGCCGGTACCGAACCGGCGCCGGTCGGGCCGACCCTGCACGACCACATCGGCGAACCGGCGCGGACCTTCGCCACCTGGGCGACCGACCACGCCGACGACTTCCGCTGA
- the pip gene encoding prolyl aminopeptidase, whose translation MYEHSEPYDHGLLDVGDGNHVYWDVSGNPAGKPAVLLHGGPGVTAPGGRRYFDPAAYRVIQFHQRGVGLSTPSVVDPETDLSVNTTEHLLADMEKLREHLGVERWLVFGGSWGVTLGFAYAERFPERVSELVLVAITNSRPAETDWLYRGLGSLFPEAWDRFREGAGDGAVVDVVAAYNRLLNDPDPAVREKAARDWCAWEAAAVDEDPADPDPRWADPDFRMSLARTAAHYFHHDSWLEDGILLREAGKLAGIPGVMVHGRLDLSAPLGTAWAMAKAWPDAELKVIPDAGHHARGAMGEALLEAVDRFR comes from the coding sequence ATGTACGAGCACTCCGAGCCGTACGACCACGGCCTGCTCGACGTCGGTGACGGGAACCACGTGTACTGGGACGTCTCCGGCAATCCGGCGGGCAAGCCCGCGGTCCTGCTGCACGGCGGACCGGGCGTCACCGCGCCGGGCGGACGCCGGTACTTCGATCCGGCGGCCTACCGCGTGATCCAGTTCCACCAGCGCGGCGTGGGGCTCAGCACGCCGTCGGTCGTGGACCCCGAGACCGATCTCAGCGTCAACACCACCGAGCACCTGCTGGCCGACATGGAGAAGCTGCGCGAGCACCTCGGTGTCGAGCGCTGGCTGGTGTTCGGCGGTTCGTGGGGCGTGACGCTCGGCTTCGCCTACGCGGAACGGTTCCCGGAGCGCGTTTCCGAACTGGTGCTGGTGGCCATCACGAACTCGCGCCCGGCGGAGACCGACTGGCTCTACCGCGGTCTCGGCAGCCTGTTCCCCGAGGCGTGGGACCGGTTCCGCGAAGGTGCCGGTGATGGTGCCGTTGTCGACGTGGTCGCCGCGTACAACCGGCTGCTCAACGACCCCGATCCCGCGGTCCGCGAGAAGGCCGCGCGCGACTGGTGCGCCTGGGAAGCCGCGGCGGTGGACGAGGACCCGGCGGATCCGGATCCGCGCTGGGCGGACCCGGACTTCCGGATGTCCTTGGCCAGGACCGCGGCGCACTACTTCCACCACGACTCCTGGCTGGAGGACGGCATCCTGCTGCGCGAGGCGGGCAAGCTGGCCGGCATCCCGGGCGTGATGGTGCACGGGAGGCTCGACCTGAGCGCGCCGCTGGGCACCGCGTGGGCGATGGCCAAGGCGTGGCCGGACGCCGAGCTCAAGGTGATCCCCGACGCCGGCCACCACGCCCGGGGTGCGATGGGTGAAGCGCTGCTGGAGGCGGTCGACCGGTTCCGCTGA
- a CDS encoding MarR family winged helix-turn-helix transcriptional regulator: MTSPAIGTRLRHLLELLDGDVARVYADLGLPEFRPRFTPVVRALTARGPLPIRALAEALGVTHSAASQTITQMRKLDLVELHPGGDARERIVHLTAKTRELLPVLDAEWTATEAAFAELEDELPGSLSALVAAATRALEERPFHDRVSARLRKA; encoded by the coding sequence GTGACTTCACCCGCCATCGGTACCCGGCTGCGCCACCTGCTCGAACTGCTCGACGGCGACGTCGCCCGCGTCTACGCCGACCTGGGGCTGCCCGAGTTCCGGCCGCGGTTCACCCCGGTGGTGCGCGCGCTGACCGCCCGCGGGCCGCTGCCGATCCGGGCGCTGGCCGAGGCACTGGGCGTGACGCATTCCGCGGCCAGCCAGACCATCACCCAGATGCGCAAGCTGGACCTGGTCGAACTGCACCCCGGCGGGGACGCCCGCGAGCGCATCGTGCACCTGACCGCGAAGACGCGGGAGCTCCTGCCCGTGCTCGACGCCGAATGGACGGCCACCGAAGCCGCCTTCGCCGAACTGGAGGACGAGCTGCCCGGCTCGCTGTCCGCTCTGGTCGCCGCCGCGACGCGCGCGCTGGAGGAGCGGCCGTTCCACGACCGCGTGTCCGCCCGGCTCAGAAAAGCTTGA